Proteins found in one Bacillota bacterium genomic segment:
- a CDS encoding HNH endonuclease — MKFYVGVTDNQWFEYLAQLQPDEVNFWRPGGQTSFRAIPAYSPFLFKLHSPYNFIVGGGFFVRYSLLPLSLAWDSFKNKNGAPDYLTFRSSIMKYREKKGSSAEGDPVIGCIILTNPFFFRETEWIPVPKDWNRNIVHGKTYSTDMSEGARLWAEVEARLEHYNIVAKSFVTDSAAKERYGREQLVQPRLGQGAFRVLVTEAYSRKCAITGEKTLPVLDASHIKPYSKGGPHAVSNGLLLRQDLHTLFDRGYMTITEDYKIVVSKRIKEDYGNGREYYRMHGKPLLVLPRSELEFPSKEFINWHNENVYVS, encoded by the coding sequence AACTTCAGCCTGATGAAGTGAATTTCTGGCGTCCTGGTGGTCAGACTTCTTTTAGGGCTATTCCTGCGTACTCTCCGTTTCTGTTCAAACTGCACAGTCCATATAACTTCATTGTTGGTGGCGGTTTCTTTGTTCGCTATTCGTTACTGCCTTTGTCACTAGCTTGGGATAGTTTTAAGAATAAAAATGGTGCTCCAGATTATTTGACTTTTCGATCGTCTATTATGAAATACCGGGAGAAAAAAGGCAGCTCGGCAGAGGGAGATCCTGTTATTGGCTGCATAATTTTGACAAATCCGTTTTTCTTTAGAGAAACTGAGTGGATTCCTGTTCCGAAAGATTGGAATCGCAATATTGTGCATGGCAAGACATACAGCACGGACATGTCAGAAGGCGCGAGGTTATGGGCTGAGGTTGAAGCACGGCTAGAACACTACAATATTGTAGCAAAATCATTTGTAACAGATTCTGCTGCAAAAGAAAGATACGGGCGAGAGCAGTTAGTTCAGCCGCGGTTAGGGCAGGGCGCATTTCGAGTCCTAGTTACAGAGGCTTACAGCCGTAAATGTGCAATTACCGGTGAAAAAACACTTCCCGTGCTAGATGCGTCGCACATAAAACCTTATTCAAAAGGTGGTCCTCATGCAGTTAGTAATGGCCTGTTGTTAAGGCAGGATTTGCATACATTGTTTGATCGCGGTTATATGACTATAACAGAAGATTACAAAATTGTAGTCAGTAAGCGGATTAAGGAAGACTACGGCAATGGACGGGAATATTATAGAATGCATGGTAAGCCCTTATTGGTCTTGCCCAGAAGTGAACTAGAGTTTCCGTCGAAGGAGTTCATTAATTGGCATAATGAGAACGTATATGTTTCGTAA